gtgaaacataagatattacagttaatgtcccattggtaggatatacgtgctcgtagttcatctattttattatccaatgattgtacgttggctaataggacccaGATGGTAAAgtcagattacccactcgccatcggatccttacaaggcatccAGACCTACGTCCTtggatatctccgtctctttctcctgcacatgacggggatgagggccttatCGGGTGTCAGAAGTAACTCcttcgcgtccgactcgttaaaacTTGTTATGGCTTGTGGGCAGTATTTCGACATCTGGATGAGAAgcttgcccaaagtaaactgcctgctactcaggcccagaagctaggatatgcatagatttggatagaaaacactctaaagtttccaaaactgttaaaataatgtctgtgagtataacagaactgatatggcaggcgaaaacctgagaaaaatccatccaggaagtgggattttctattgaatgccattacagtatccattgacttaggactcaaattgcacgtcccatggcttccactagatgtcaacagtctttagaaatagtttgaggcttgtattctgaaaaatgagggagtaagaccacttTGAGTGAGTGGACCCTGGGAAGCCGCCAGACCTGTTTCCTGCGCACGACCCGAGAGCGcacctttcttgtttttcttttatattgacgacgctattgtccggttgaaatgttATCAATTATTTRggctaaaaacaacctgaggattgattataaacatcgtttgacatgtttctacgaactttacggatactatttggatttttcgtctgcctgctgtgactgcctttgagccattggattactgaacaaaacgtgccaacaaaactgaggtttttggatataaagagggactttatcgaacaaaacaaacatgtattgtgtaactgggagtcttgtgagtgcaaccatacaaagatcaaaggtaaggcattttttatatcgctatttctgacttttgtgtcgcacctgcctggttgaaatacgatttatgcttttgtatgcggggcgctgtcctcagataatcgcatggtttgctttcgccgtaaagcctttttgaaatctgacacggcggctggattaacaagaagttaagctttatttttatgtataacacatatattttcaagaatgttaaatatttgaatttagtatttttgaatttggcactctgcaatttccttggatgttggccaggtgggactcTAGCGTCCCAGGtacccataagaagttaaagaaaaaaatcttcttccagtacGGGGCTAGTAATCGCTgccctgatatctagaagctatttttggtcataagagacggtggcagaaacattatgtacaaaataagttataaataacgtgaaaaaacacaacacaattggttaggggactgtaaaacggcagccatctcctccggcgtcAGTGATTGCTTTGCAGTGCTTGCAGTTAGCCCCTGAATCCTTCCAAACTACTCAAtattgaatttgtgatttccaacttgtaaatgtttatgtccaatggccgatgagcaccgatccgttttatctataatttctcttcatatgacaaggatttgctagtagattgttgacttgMTTCataatgatgactgctagctaagattttgaaagtatgatgttgacatgatcagtccaatcaaagctactgtagatataatgtaatttgacgtcattttatctgtgggcaatgaccttgagccttcttggatgggcacttctaatgtaactctatggcagtacccagggggcttgaatttttcagctctccccgtagattttgcggtgacgttgTGTCCCCATGAAtgaggagtcccatagggcagcgcacaattggcccagcatcgtccgggttaggggaggggcctttacttggctcatcgtgctctagcgactccatgtggtgggccgggcgcctgcaggttgacttcagtcgtcagttgaatggtgtttcctctgacacattggtgcagctggttcTGGTttaagcgggtgggtgttaaggagcgcagtttggtgggtcatgtttcggaggacgcatgactcaaccttcgcctctctcaaCCCCATTGGGGAGTTatacgatgagacaagatcataattaAAATtgacattggtgcagctggttcTGGTttaagcgggtgggtgttaaggagcgcagtttggtgggtcatgtttcggaggacgcatgactcaaccttcgcctctctcaaCCCCATTGGGGAGTTatacgatgagacaagatcataattaaaattgggagaaaaaggggataaaatacaacaacaaaaaaacactgagccaatcatggcgcaactggAGAACACTACGAACCCCTACGcaccgtattttctgctggctgccccaccaccacagaaagcactaaaCTAGGcttaaacacctgcattttggagcttcTATgatcaagaaagcaaaaaagagaccatgtttgtatgcaacTTTATTAACTTGATTTCTTGAAAAAAAAWAAAAAAAGGTTTTTACAGTGTTTGCAAATTGATGTGTGTCATGTATTAATTCCAAAATAACATGCTAAACAGATGGGGTGTTCAAAacatgacgggtcaccactggcTATTTCGATGTTTCCCATTCTTAattttagtttttgcatctttaaCATTCGGTTTTGAACATAAgcttcaaacagttgaaaatacaatatttttggttattgaagatacactacatgaccagaagtatgtggacacctgctcatcgaacttctcattacaaaatcatgtgcattaatatagagttggtcccccctttgctgctataacagcctccactcttctgggaaggctttccactagatgttggaacactgctgcagggacttgtttccattcagccacatgagcattagtgaggttgggcgattaggcctggctcacagttggcgttccaattcatcccaaaggtgttcgatggggttgaggtcagggctctgtgcaggccagtcaagttcttctacaccgatctcgacaaaccatttctgtatgtacttccctttgtgcacagggacattgtcatgctgaaacaggaaagggccttccccaaactgttgccacactcttcagtaaagccattctactgccaatgtttgtctatggagattgcaagcttgtgtgttcgattttatacacccgtcagcaacgggtgtggctccactcatttgaaggggtccacatacttttacatatatattgtatttcacagcagtttagatggtacaatgattctcaacACTATGCATTGTTTTGTCAAACGGAAATTAGGTTAACttataattttagcaaccaagaCAATTGTGGAGCAACTTATACGTactgcacatttttacatttcagtaatttagcagacgctcttacccagagcgacttacaggagcaattagcgttaagtgccttgctcaaaggcaccggcagatttttcacctagtYGGCTCTGGGATGCGAACCagcgatctttcggttactggtccaacgcagTTAACCGCAAGGCTACCTGTCAACTCTTAATAAAACAATGATTAGCTTAAAGcttcatttttaattttttttttttttttaaacacagatgTGTTGAGTGATAGTGCTGTGAAATCAAAACAACTTCACCCAATTTGCCATCCTGCACTCACAGCAGATTAACACACCTACACTGAGCAGCAACAGAACACACCAACACTGAGCAGCAACAGGTCATCAAAGACTCCTCCACACAGTCCAAACCCATATTCAAGGGTTACAACGGCAAAAAGACCAAGGCCAGGAGTCTGACCAGCCTCTGCCCCAATAAATCCCAGCGAGAGGCAATGAAATACAAGGAGGAAACACCGTTGACATGTCCAGATGCTGGTACCCACCAAGCCCAACCGGAGGAAACGCTACCTGGCATCACAGCATGGGGTGATGGACTGCTTGGGGCTGTTCAAGGGACACTTGGAGAGCAGTGGTGTCATTACACGCCACCACGTCTAGGTGGGGCTGTTATCAAACTAATAATTCTGGTTATGTGCAGCACTTTCTCTATCCTGCAGATGGCATAGCTGTCTCAATCAGAGTTGGTGTAATTGCACTAAAGTTGTAGATCTACTCATCTAGGAACATCCCTAACTGATAACCAAAACAAAATCCTGATACTGACAAGACTACATTTTGAATTGATGTATCGCATtgagtacataaaaaaataattgtAACTTCTCAAATCTGCTATAAAACATCAGAGCTTAAAAGCAATAACATTTGACTTCAATAAGGCACTTTGGGTATGTCAAGACAGTTCAAGTTCTCTAGATAAGCATCCTTGTAGGACCTTGAGGGAAGATACCCGTGTATTACTATTAGGCTACCAAAAGGAGTTGATGAGcatcaaataaatacataaaacaaaacCTATGGAAGCAACCAGAAGGTGATAGGCAAAGATAATGAACAGTTGAGGGACAGTTCACAAGATGTTAGTAAAAACAATAYTTCACTATTAGGAAAATGCTAAAACGTTATAACAGAACAATAATGACACATTGGATAATCTCTTGCTACTCATTACCAACTAATACCAACTTCATCAATTTGCAATGATCTCTGTGGGGGAGAAAAAAATGTCCCAACGTTCAACACAGAACTTGCTCTAATTTGCAACCCTTTTACACAatttgaaaaaaaacacacaaaaaactggCTTTCTGCTCCATGACCATACTTACAGTAGATGACAATGTGTTTGTTTAGGCAAGACTAAGATGGGGTTTGGTGTTACACTATCCAGGCTAGGATATTCTGCTTGTGGTAAGTAATGTTGTGcaaccaataccccataatacccTGTGATTTGAAGAGACATTTTAAAGCCCAGTCATAGACAGTAATTTGACAACTCCCTGTGTGTCTACAAATGTGAATACTTACAAAAGCCACATGGAAACTCCACTATTGCCTTAGAATCTTACAATGTAGGGTCATTGTTCATTGAGCCCCACTGCAATGGTTAGGCATAAACACAATGTTTTGACAGTGATGGTCCGGACTACACTTCCCTAACAATCCTTCACTTCCAAATCTGGTTTACAAGTTCCTCCACGGTGATTGTATACACTATCATCGGTCTCAGTCCACAGTTCAACACTCTGCATTAAAATGAATCCAACTTTGACATACCAGAGAAATATCTTTACTAGTCACTAATGGATAAACCCTTTGGTAGATGGCAGCCTCACACAGATGTCCCTGCTATTTGTTTGATACGCCAGATCAGATTCCTCCCTCTTCTTGAGACTGGTACTCAAAACGTGGGCTACAATGCTTTCCAATCTAAACCAATAGATGACTGTCTGTAAACTGGGTCCATGGGTGGTGTCAGCCTGGTGGATGGTTGGGCCCCACAGGGCCCAGGGAATTCTCCCCCATGCCGTGCCCAGCCTTCCCCTAACCTACTGGGGTAGCCTACTCCGGTCAGCAGCCTCCAGCTCCACCCGCGACATGAATCTCCTGGCAAGCCGGCGACTGTCGTAGCTCAGCTCGGTTGTGTAGATGGTGCGAGCGTGCTTGGGGTAGACGATGGTGGTGCTCTGGAAGCGCTGGGCCCGTTGGCGAGGCTGGAAGTCCAGCTGGGTCTTGTAGTGTCTCCAGGTGCTGTGAGGGACAGCCAGGACCATCTGGCTGCAGTTCTCCAGACCCAGACCTCTGGGCTGCATGGCCATGTCATGGATAAAGTGACGCTCTGAGTCATAGTGGACAGACGATGTGTATCTAGGAATGACAACATTTGGACAAGTGTCAATTCACTGCATGTTCAGCTAGATATAGTTTTAGAAATGGCAACGTTTGATCTGTGGTCCACCACATTTGTTTAAAGGTATTTATACAAATCGTGGACAACACACAGTGGAGTGCTAAGACAATTTCAAAATCACACACTCATAGCCTACATGCAGTAACTCAAAACAGCATACCGTATTTCCTTGGTCAGTAGTGGATCAAGTACTATGCCCTCCCCGTAGGACAAGGTGTGCAGCCGAGGAACAGATCCAATCGATAAAATGGGAACCTGCAAGAATAGTCAGCACTAACATAAGGAGCAAATAATTGGTTGATGTCGTGAACCTGATTGGGTCAGTAGTCCAAGCCAATTTACTACTGACATGACTCAGATTCACTATGGGCCATGCAGGGAAACGCATTCAGAGGCTATATACTTCAGAAACAATGTTTTAACTTAGCCTCACAATTTCATAGCAGGATGTTCGCAGTTACTGTAACACACGTGCGACAGCCTACGTACCAAGGATGACCCTCTGCTCTCGTCTTCAGACACCGGGCTTATGGCACCTTTATCCCTGCAGTCAGGCAGCAGCC
This genomic interval from Salvelinus sp. IW2-2015 linkage group LG22, ASM291031v2, whole genome shotgun sequence contains the following:
- the LOC111949640 gene encoding refilin-B-like, producing the protein MVGRLNLLNVCDDDPLDMSCKAERGLDSPDSGLPPSPSPSHWLLPDCRDKGAISPVSEDESRGSSLVPILSIGSVPRLHTLSYGEGIVLDPLLTKEIRYTSSVHYDSERHFIHDMAMQPRGLGLENCSQMVLAVPHSTWRHYKTQLDFQPRQRAQRFQSTTIVYPKHARTIYTTELSYDSRRLARRFMSRVELEAADRSRLPQ